A genomic region of Caldicellulosiruptor acetigenus contains the following coding sequences:
- the carA gene encoding glutamine-hydrolyzing carbamoyl-phosphate synthase small subunit — protein MKKAILVLEDGLTFEGISLGSEGETIGEIVFNTCMTGYQEVLSDPSYNGQIVTMTYPLIGNYGINSEDVESYKPHVEGFIVREACKTPSNFRAQKTLHEYLKENNIVAIEGVDTRAITEHIRNKGSMLGIISTETDNKEVLLSKISEYKKQKPALVKEVSTTKVYRIEGSGKKVAVLDFGIKQNILRELSKRGLDLYVFPYNSSLDQMMKINPEGFVFSNGPGDPTDLEEIFPTLKQIIELKKPILGICLGHQLLGLCLGLKTYKLKFGHHGGNHPVKDLISGKVYITSQNHNYAIEYKEYEKIKITHVNVNDKTVEGFAHLDLPIVSVQYHPEASPGPHDSKYIFDQFTKLLNGV, from the coding sequence ATGAAAAAGGCGATACTTGTTTTAGAAGACGGGCTGACATTTGAAGGAATTTCACTTGGCAGTGAAGGCGAAACAATTGGTGAAATTGTATTCAATACATGCATGACAGGATACCAAGAGGTGCTGAGTGATCCTTCTTACAATGGCCAGATTGTTACAATGACCTATCCTCTTATAGGCAACTACGGAATAAATAGTGAAGATGTGGAGTCATACAAACCTCATGTTGAAGGTTTTATTGTCAGAGAGGCATGCAAAACACCTTCAAATTTCAGGGCTCAGAAGACATTGCATGAATATTTAAAAGAAAATAATATTGTAGCAATTGAGGGTGTAGATACACGAGCTATAACAGAGCACATACGAAATAAAGGGTCAATGCTTGGTATAATCTCAACAGAGACCGACAATAAAGAGGTTCTCCTGAGCAAAATATCTGAGTACAAAAAACAAAAGCCAGCTCTGGTAAAAGAGGTTTCAACCACCAAGGTTTACAGAATTGAAGGCAGTGGCAAGAAGGTTGCTGTTTTAGATTTTGGAATTAAGCAAAACATCTTGAGAGAACTTTCAAAAAGAGGGCTTGATTTATATGTGTTTCCATATAATAGCTCACTTGACCAAATGATGAAAATAAATCCCGAGGGTTTTGTATTCTCAAACGGACCGGGCGACCCTACTGACTTAGAAGAAATCTTCCCTACTTTGAAACAAATAATAGAGTTAAAAAAACCTATCCTTGGAATTTGTCTTGGCCATCAACTTTTAGGTTTGTGTTTAGGACTTAAGACATACAAGCTGAAATTTGGTCACCATGGAGGAAACCACCCGGTTAAAGACTTGATTTCCGGCAAGGTTTATATAACCTCACAGAATCACAACTATGCAATTGAATATAAAGAATATGAAAAAATAAAAATCACACATGTAAACGTAAATGACAAAACTGTTGAAGGGTTTGCTCATCTTGATTTGCCCATAGTATCTGTTCAATACCATCCTGAGGCAAGCCCGGGTCCACATGACTCAAAATATATATTTGACCAATTTACTAAGCTTTTGAATGGAGTGTAG
- the asnB gene encoding asparagine synthase (glutamine-hydrolyzing): MCGFSGWICFSADISEFQDVITKMTDVLSHRGPDEEGYYITKHALLGHKRLTIIDPEGGKQPMIKFHNQQKFIIVYNGELYNTQELRAKLQSLGYHFSSYSDTEVVLTSYIQWKEECVKYLNGIFAFAIFNETNNELFVARDHLGVKPLFFSLKNDNFIFASEIKSLLRHPLISTKVDKEGIFELIGLCPARSPFSAIFKDIIELPPAHYVIYSKNRYEIKEYWQLKPEKFDKTVEETIEIVKNLVKDAITRQLVSDFEICCFLSGGLDSTIITAISANQLRKEGKRLKSFSIDYKDNAKYYKFNQYQPTLDSTYAKIASKSIGTDHIVVEIDNELLCDALLHATVANDLPGMADIDSSLFLFTSEVRKYAKVALSGECADEIFGGYPWYWREDYKNFETFPWSPSLEFRKNILSKKYSKFELEEYVNSKYKESVGKVNYLDSDSQEDVRHRILYYLNVKWFMVTLLNRKDRMSMANSLEVRVPFADYRIVELLYNVPWKIKYLENMEKVLLRRSFEGIIPDEIKNRKKSPYPKTYNPEYLKKTKQKVLEIIKNNSPIFEIIDKTYLENITEKEFFPLDKPWFGQLMTLPQFFGYIIQLDFWVKNYNVDFE; encoded by the coding sequence ATGTGCGGATTTAGCGGATGGATATGCTTTAGCGCAGACATCTCTGAATTCCAGGATGTAATAACAAAGATGACAGATGTACTTAGTCACCGTGGACCTGATGAAGAAGGATATTACATCACCAAACATGCTCTGCTCGGGCACAAACGACTCACCATTATTGACCCTGAAGGTGGCAAACAGCCAATGATCAAATTCCATAATCAACAAAAATTTATTATAGTTTACAATGGTGAGCTTTACAACACTCAAGAGCTTCGGGCAAAGCTTCAAAGCTTAGGGTATCATTTCAGTTCATACTCAGACACCGAAGTTGTGTTGACCTCATATATTCAATGGAAAGAAGAGTGTGTGAAATATTTAAATGGTATATTTGCTTTTGCCATTTTTAATGAAACCAACAATGAACTTTTCGTAGCTCGGGATCATTTAGGAGTAAAACCGCTATTTTTCTCTCTTAAAAATGACAATTTTATTTTTGCTTCAGAAATAAAATCTCTTCTAAGGCATCCTCTAATCTCTACTAAGGTGGACAAAGAGGGTATTTTTGAGCTTATAGGTCTTTGCCCTGCAAGGTCTCCATTTTCAGCAATTTTCAAAGATATCATAGAACTTCCACCTGCACATTATGTAATATACAGCAAAAATAGATATGAAATAAAAGAATATTGGCAGTTAAAACCCGAAAAGTTTGACAAAACAGTAGAGGAAACCATTGAGATAGTTAAAAACCTTGTCAAAGATGCAATAACAAGACAGCTTGTTTCTGACTTTGAAATATGCTGCTTTCTATCAGGCGGGTTGGATTCGACCATTATTACAGCTATTTCTGCTAACCAGTTAAGAAAAGAAGGAAAAAGATTAAAAAGTTTTTCTATTGATTATAAGGATAATGCAAAATATTATAAATTTAATCAGTATCAGCCCACCTTAGACAGCACCTATGCTAAGATAGCTTCAAAAAGTATAGGTACAGACCACATTGTAGTTGAAATTGACAATGAACTTTTATGCGATGCTCTCTTACATGCCACAGTTGCAAATGACCTTCCTGGCATGGCTGACATTGACTCATCACTTTTCTTGTTCACAAGTGAAGTGAGAAAATATGCAAAGGTTGCCCTATCGGGTGAGTGCGCTGATGAGATTTTTGGTGGATATCCCTGGTATTGGAGAGAGGATTACAAAAATTTCGAAACCTTTCCATGGTCGCCTTCATTAGAATTTAGAAAAAATATTCTGTCGAAAAAATATTCAAAATTTGAGCTCGAAGAGTATGTTAACTCAAAGTATAAAGAGTCGGTTGGAAAAGTAAACTACCTTGACAGTGACTCTCAGGAAGACGTAAGACATAGAATTTTGTACTACTTGAATGTTAAGTGGTTTATGGTAACGCTTTTAAACAGAAAAGATAGAATGAGCATGGCAAATTCTTTGGAGGTAAGAGTTCCATTTGCAGATTATAGAATTGTAGAACTTTTGTACAATGTTCCTTGGAAGATAAAATACCTTGAAAACATGGAAAAAGTACTTTTAAGGCGTTCATTTGAAGGAATTATTCCCGATGAAATAAAGAATCGCAAAAAAAGCCCTTACCCTAAAACCTATAATCCCGAGTATCTCAAAAAAACAAAGCAAAAGGTTTTAGAGATTATAAAAAATAACTCTCCTATATTTGAGATAATAGATAAGACTTACTTGGAAAACATAACAGAGAAAGAATTTTTTCCCTTAGATAAACCCTGGTTTGGTCAGCTAATGACCCTCCCACAGTTTTTTGGATATATCATCCAGCTTGATTTTTGGGTAAAGAACTACAATGTAGACTTCGAATAA
- the ispE gene encoding 4-(cytidine 5'-diphospho)-2-C-methyl-D-erythritol kinase produces the protein MELKAYAKINLALDVLSKREDGYHEIRTIMQTVDLYDIINIEKIEEDSIIVTTSSENIPTDNKNHAYIAASLLKERFGVKQGVRIHIEKNIPVSAGLAGGSTDAAAVLKGLNEIFELNLSEQQLMEIGREIGADVPFCLVGGTALCEGIGEKVIKLKAAPQMNILIAKPEVYVSTQAVYEALDLSKIKKRPNIEAMISAIEEGNVKEIAKNLCNVLEVVTVNQYPVINRVKDIMRNNNALGTVMTGSGPAVFGIFGNKYDALKAAERLKVFIKEIILTTTCEGSGV, from the coding sequence TTGGAACTCAAGGCTTATGCTAAAATTAACTTAGCATTAGATGTGCTTTCGAAAAGAGAAGATGGCTATCATGAAATAAGAACTATAATGCAAACAGTGGATTTGTATGATATAATCAATATTGAAAAGATAGAAGAAGACAGTATAATTGTAACAACTTCAAGTGAAAATATTCCAACTGACAATAAAAACCATGCATACATTGCGGCTTCACTTTTAAAAGAGCGTTTTGGAGTAAAGCAAGGTGTGAGAATACATATTGAAAAGAACATTCCGGTCTCTGCAGGTTTAGCTGGTGGAAGCACTGACGCAGCAGCAGTTTTAAAAGGTCTGAATGAAATATTTGAGCTAAATCTTTCTGAGCAGCAGCTTATGGAAATTGGAAGAGAGATTGGTGCTGATGTTCCATTTTGTTTGGTAGGCGGCACAGCCCTCTGTGAGGGAATTGGCGAAAAGGTGATAAAGCTTAAGGCAGCTCCTCAGATGAATATCCTCATTGCAAAACCAGAGGTATATGTTTCTACGCAGGCTGTGTATGAGGCATTGGATCTTAGCAAGATAAAAAAGAGACCAAACATTGAAGCTATGATTTCGGCAATTGAAGAAGGTAATGTAAAAGAGATAGCAAAGAACCTTTGCAATGTTTTAGAGGTGGTTACAGTAAATCAGTATCCAGTCATAAACAGAGTCAAGGACATTATGAGAAATAACAATGCTCTTGGGACAGTTATGACAGGAAGCGGGCCAGCTGTATTTGGGATTTTTGGCAACAAGTATGATGCTTTAAAAGCTGCAGAGAGGCTCAAGGTGTTTATAAAAGAAATTATCTTGACTACAACATGTGAAGGCAGTGGAGTTTAG
- the carB gene encoding carbamoyl-phosphate synthase (glutamine-hydrolyzing) large subunit translates to MPKRKDIKKVLIIGSGPIVIGQAAEFDYSGTQACRALKEEGIEVVLVNSNPATIMTDTEIADRVYIEPISVDYIEEIIKKERPQGLLAGLGGQTALNMAFELAEAGILEKYGVSLLGTSLETIKKAEDRELFKKTMIEIGEPVPKSIIAHSVQEAIEFAREVGYPVIVRPAYTLGGTGGGIAYNEEDLRYIASKGLKLSLIHQVLIEQSVLGWKEIEYEVMRDSNDNCITVCNMENIDPVGIHTGDSIVVAPSQTLSDKEYQMLRSASLNIIRSLKIEGGCNVQFALNPNSMEYVVIEVNPRVSRSSALASKATGYPIARIAAKIAIGLTLDEIINPITQNTYASFEPSIDYVVVKVPRWPFDKFEKADRRLGTQMKSTGEVMAIGRTFEEAFLKAIDSLDVKINYQLGLKKFEEMTDSELLEYIKTPNDERVFAICEALSRNYDCKFISDLSKIDYFFIEKFKNIVDMSKQLKKYDIESLPYELLQKAKRLGFGDSYIANLLKEDVDEVIEIREKCKLKPSFKMVDTCAGEFEAKTPYFYSTYEKETDLVVSSKPKVIVIGSGPIRIGQGIEFDYCCVHSIFALKEEGVEAIIINNNPETVSTDFDTSDKLFFEPLTKECVLDIIKQEKPMGVIVQFGGQTAINMASYLAKNGVKILGTSMESIDTAEDRDKFLNLLKNLNIPYPPGGAAYSLEDAVRVAEKIGYPVLVRPSYVLGGRAMEIVYSRDELEKYIKAAIEISIKHPILIDKYILGKEAEVDGISDGEDVLIPGIMEHIERAGVHSGDSMAVFPPHTLSEKVKEKIVDYTIKLARALKVVGLFNIQFVIDKNENVYVIEVNPRASRTVPILSKVTGIPMIKIATKLILGKKLKDLGYQTGLVKEPDFFAVKAPVFSFSKLSKVDAYLGPEMKSTGEVLGISKNLKVALYKAFISSNHKFTKNGSCLILAPESEKDAIQQIIRKLYEVNYKVFLLDSMKDYIKGLNVEFIDKETAQKLLLEDKFSFVINIPSKDKMQEFGFVLRRLSVEFGITTLTSIDTALYYVDVLSLLHEIEKDIYCLNDLFKDERMKYYETFSSSK, encoded by the coding sequence ATGCCAAAGAGAAAGGACATAAAAAAGGTTTTGATAATAGGCTCAGGTCCGATAGTAATTGGGCAGGCTGCTGAGTTTGACTATTCAGGAACTCAGGCCTGCCGCGCTTTAAAAGAAGAAGGAATAGAAGTTGTACTTGTAAACTCCAACCCCGCAACAATCATGACTGATACAGAAATTGCTGATAGGGTATATATTGAACCAATTTCAGTTGATTATATCGAAGAAATAATCAAAAAAGAAAGACCACAGGGACTTTTGGCTGGGCTTGGTGGTCAGACAGCACTCAATATGGCTTTTGAGCTTGCCGAAGCAGGAATTTTGGAAAAGTACGGAGTTTCTCTTCTTGGAACATCGCTTGAAACAATTAAAAAGGCAGAAGACAGGGAACTTTTTAAAAAGACCATGATTGAAATTGGAGAACCTGTGCCAAAAAGCATCATAGCACACTCTGTACAAGAAGCTATAGAATTCGCAAGAGAAGTTGGATACCCTGTTATTGTTCGTCCTGCCTATACCCTTGGCGGCACAGGCGGTGGAATTGCTTATAATGAAGAAGATCTGAGATATATCGCAAGCAAGGGATTGAAACTTTCTTTAATTCATCAGGTATTGATTGAACAGAGTGTCCTTGGCTGGAAAGAAATAGAATATGAGGTCATGAGGGACAGCAACGACAACTGCATCACTGTGTGCAACATGGAAAATATAGACCCTGTGGGAATTCACACAGGTGACAGTATTGTTGTTGCTCCATCTCAAACTCTTTCTGATAAAGAGTATCAGATGCTTCGAAGTGCTTCTTTGAACATAATAAGAAGTCTTAAAATTGAGGGCGGATGCAATGTTCAATTTGCGCTAAATCCAAACAGCATGGAGTATGTTGTAATTGAGGTAAACCCAAGAGTGAGCCGTTCATCTGCCTTAGCATCAAAAGCAACAGGGTACCCTATTGCTCGAATTGCTGCAAAAATAGCAATTGGTCTTACACTTGACGAAATAATAAATCCTATCACCCAAAACACATATGCAAGCTTTGAACCGTCTATAGACTACGTTGTTGTAAAAGTGCCCAGATGGCCGTTTGACAAGTTTGAAAAGGCAGACAGACGACTTGGCACACAGATGAAGTCAACTGGCGAGGTCATGGCAATTGGAAGAACATTTGAAGAAGCATTTTTGAAAGCAATAGATTCACTGGATGTTAAGATTAACTACCAGCTTGGGCTTAAAAAATTCGAAGAGATGACAGATAGCGAACTTTTAGAGTATATAAAAACTCCAAATGATGAGAGAGTTTTCGCAATATGCGAAGCTCTTTCCCGAAACTATGACTGCAAATTCATCTCAGACCTCAGCAAGATTGATTACTTCTTTATTGAAAAGTTCAAAAACATAGTTGATATGTCAAAACAGCTCAAAAAATATGATATAGAGTCTCTGCCATATGAGCTTTTGCAAAAGGCTAAAAGGCTTGGATTTGGCGACTCATACATTGCAAATCTTTTAAAAGAAGATGTTGATGAGGTAATAGAAATAAGAGAGAAATGTAAGCTAAAACCTTCTTTCAAGATGGTTGACACCTGTGCAGGTGAATTTGAAGCAAAAACACCGTATTTCTATTCCACATACGAAAAAGAAACAGACTTAGTTGTAAGTTCAAAGCCCAAGGTAATTGTAATTGGTTCAGGTCCTATAAGAATTGGTCAGGGAATTGAATTTGATTATTGTTGTGTTCATTCAATATTCGCGTTGAAAGAAGAAGGAGTTGAAGCTATAATCATCAATAACAATCCTGAAACAGTATCAACAGACTTTGATACATCAGACAAGCTCTTTTTTGAACCTCTAACAAAAGAATGTGTTTTAGACATAATAAAACAGGAAAAACCAATGGGCGTAATAGTTCAATTTGGCGGTCAGACTGCAATAAACATGGCTTCATACCTTGCAAAAAACGGTGTGAAAATTCTTGGAACTTCTATGGAAAGCATTGACACTGCAGAGGACAGAGACAAATTTTTAAATCTTCTCAAAAACCTCAATATTCCTTATCCTCCAGGTGGGGCTGCATACAGCTTGGAAGATGCTGTGAGAGTTGCCGAAAAGATTGGTTATCCTGTTCTGGTAAGACCATCTTATGTTCTTGGTGGAAGGGCAATGGAGATTGTCTACAGCCGTGATGAGCTTGAAAAATACATCAAAGCTGCAATTGAGATATCAATAAAGCATCCTATTTTGATCGACAAATACATCCTTGGAAAAGAGGCAGAAGTTGATGGAATCTCGGATGGAGAAGACGTGTTAATACCTGGGATCATGGAACATATTGAAAGAGCTGGCGTTCATTCTGGAGACAGCATGGCAGTGTTTCCTCCCCATACTCTATCTGAAAAGGTAAAAGAAAAAATTGTTGATTATACCATAAAACTTGCCCGTGCATTAAAAGTTGTAGGACTTTTCAATATTCAATTTGTAATTGATAAAAATGAAAATGTTTATGTAATAGAAGTAAATCCTCGCGCAAGTAGAACTGTGCCAATTTTGAGCAAGGTTACAGGAATTCCTATGATAAAGATTGCAACCAAGCTCATACTTGGCAAAAAGCTCAAAGACTTGGGATACCAAACTGGCCTTGTAAAAGAACCAGACTTTTTTGCAGTAAAAGCTCCTGTATTTTCGTTTTCCAAACTATCCAAGGTTGATGCATACTTAGGACCAGAGATGAAATCCACCGGTGAAGTTCTTGGTATCTCCAAAAACCTAAAAGTTGCTCTTTATAAAGCTTTTATATCCTCCAATCATAAATTTACAAAAAACGGAAGCTGCTTGATTTTAGCACCTGAAAGTGAAAAGGATGCTATACAGCAGATCATAAGAAAACTATATGAAGTAAACTACAAAGTGTTCCTCTTAGATAGTATGAAAGATTATATAAAAGGTTTAAATGTTGAGTTTATAGACAAAGAGACTGCTCAAAAGTTGCTACTTGAAGACAAATTCTCGTTTGTAATAAATATTCCATCCAAAGACAAAATGCAAGAGTTTGGGTTTGTTTTGCGAAGGCTTTCTGTTGAGTTTGGAATCACAACATTAACATCGATTGACACAGCACTGTATTATGTGGATGTTCTATCTCTACTTCATGAGATTGAAAAAGATATTTACTGTCTGAATGATTTATTTAAAGATGAAAGGATGAAGTACTATGAGACATTTTCTTCATCTAAATGA